A single Chiroxiphia lanceolata isolate bChiLan1 chromosome 25, bChiLan1.pri, whole genome shotgun sequence DNA region contains:
- the CEPT1 gene encoding LOW QUALITY PROTEIN: choline/ethanolaminephosphotransferase 1 (The sequence of the model RefSeq protein was modified relative to this genomic sequence to represent the inferred CDS: inserted 1 base in 1 codon): MSGQPQAAGGDVGRPRPRPPGCGHGPGAGCVLSKLVQLPTPPLSKHQLKRLEEHKYQSAGRSLLEPLMQGYWEWLVGRVPAWIAPNLITIVGLCINILTTLLLVWYCPTATEQAPPWAYIACACGLFIYQSLDAIDGKQARRTNSSTPLGELFDHGCDSLSTVFVVLGTCIAVQLGTNPDWMFFCCFAGTFMFYCAHWQTYVSGTLRFGIFDVTESVLCTVAIQLLSGILGPWVWNCTIPILNIQVKIFPALCTVAGTIFSCTNYFXLIFTGGVGKNGSTIAGTSVLSPFLHIGAVLALAVMIYKKSAVQLFERHPCLYILTFGCVSAKITNKLVVAHMTKSEMHLYDTAFLGPALLFLDQYFNSFIDEYLVLWIALVLSLLDLLRYCVSVCSQIAAHLHIHVFRIQGRPSHSNHH; the protein is encoded by the exons ATGAGCGGGCAACcgcaggcagcaggaggagatgtGGGGAGGCCCAGGCCGAGGCCCCCGGGCTGTGGGCACGGCCCCGGGGCTGGGTGTGTGCTCAGCAAGCTGGTGCAGCTGCCCACGCCCCCCCTGAGCAAGCACCAGCTCAAACGGCTCGAGGAGCACAAGTACCAGAGCGCAGGCAGGTCCCTGCTGGAGCCCCTCATGCAGGGCTACTGGGAATGGCTGGTGGGCAGGGTGCCCGCCTGGATCGCCCCCAACCTCATCACCATCGTCGGACTGTGCATTAACATCCTCACCACCCTGCTGCTGGTGTGGTACTGCCCCACAGCCACAGAGCAG GCACCTCCCTGGGCATACATTGCTTGTGCTTGTGGCCTTTTCATCTACCAGTCCCTGGATGCCATAGATGGAAAACAAGCCAGGAGGACAAACAGCAGCACTCCCCTGGGAGAGCTCTTTGATCATGGCTGTGATTCCCTGTCCACAG TCTTTGTGGTTTTGGGAACTTGTATTGCTGTGCAGCTGGGCACCAACCCTGACTGgatgttcttttgttgttttgctgggACGTTCATGTTTTACTGCGCTCACTGGCAGACCTACGTCTCGGGCACGCTGCGCTTTGGGAT ATTCGATGTGACAGAGTCCGTGCTCTGCACTGTGGCCATCCAGCTGCTCTCGGGAATTCTGGGACCCTGGGTCTGGAATTGCACG ATTCCAATCCTGAATATCCAGGTGAAAATATTCCCAGCTCTCTGTACTGTGGCAGGAACCATCTTTTCCTGCACCAATTACT GGTTGATCTTCACAGGGGGAGTTGGCAAAAATGGCTCCACCATAGCA ggcacCAGCGTGCTGTCCCCGTTCCTGCACATCGGGGCCGTGCTCGCCCTGGCCGTGATGATCTACAAGAAATCGGCCGTGCAGCTCTTCGAGAGACACCCCTGCCTCTACATCCTCACCTTCGGCTGCGTCTCCGCCAAGATCACCAACAAGCTGGTG GTTGCTCACATGACCAAGAGTGAGATGCACCTGTACGACACAGCTTTCCTGGGCCCCGCTCTGCTCTTCCTGGACCAGTATTTCAACAGCTTCATCGACGAGTACCTCGTGCTCTGGATTGCCCTG GTGCTGtctctgctggacctgctccgCTACTGCGTCAGCGTCTGCTCCCAGATCGCCGCCCACCTGCACATCCACGTGTTCCGCATCCAGGGCCGCCCCTCCCACTCCAACCACCACTAG